A single Oncorhynchus mykiss isolate Arlee chromosome 22, USDA_OmykA_1.1, whole genome shotgun sequence DNA region contains:
- the slc10a2 gene encoding ileal sodium/bile acid cotransporter translates to MNTPMTTAAVALATCHTNATICSGTSCLVAPSNYNENLSLVLSIVLTVMLAMVMFSMGCTVEAGKLWGHIKRPWGIFIGFLCQFGIMPFTAFALSLAFNVLPVQAVVIIIMGCCPGGSSSNIIAYWLDGDMDLSISMTACSSILALGMMPLCLLIYTSVWTSADTIQIPYQSIGITLVSLLIPVALGIYVKNKWPEIAKKILKVGSIVGLLLIIIIAVVGGVLYQSSWTISPSLWIIGAIYPFVGFTLGFFMARFVGQPWHRCRTIALETGFQNSQLCSTIVQLSFSPEDLEVMFAFPLIYSIFQLVVAVMSVGAYRMYKRMCGAGSSELDSEGAEGDADAPKDKQEYALENGGFECDENGNNGEKGKITQM, encoded by the exons ATGAACACACCAATGACAACGGCTGCCGTGGCGTTGGCCACCTGCCACACCAACGCCACGATATGCTCGGGCACGTCGTGCCTGGTGGCTCCCAGCAACTACAACGAGAACCTGAGCCTAGTTCTCAGCATCGTGCTGACCGTCATGCTGGCCATGGTCATGTTCTCCATGGGCTGCACCGTGGAGGCCGGAAAGCTGTGGGGACACATCAAGAGGCCATGGGGAATTTTTATCGGCTTCTTGTGCCAGTTCGGCATCATGCCCTTCACCGCCTTCGCCCTGTCGCTGGCCTTCAACGTGCTGCCCGTGCAGGccgtcgtcatcatcatcatgggCTGCTGTCCCGGTGGCTCCAGCTCTAATATCATTGCCTACTGGCTGGATGGAGACATGGACCTCAG TATCAGCATGACAGCCTGCTCCTCTATCCTGGCCCTGGGGATGATGCCTCTGTGTCTGCTCATCTACACGTCTGTCTGGACCTCTGCTGACACCATCCAGATCCCCTACCAAAGCATAG GTATCACTTTGGTGTCCCTCCTCATCCCTGTCGCCCTGGGAATCTACGTCAAAAACAAGTGGCCCGAAATAGCTAAAAAGATCCTCAAG GTGGGTTCCATAGTTggcctcctcctcatcatcataatAGCGGTGGTTGGTGGGGTGCTGTACCAGTCCTCCTggaccatctctccctctctctggatcatCGGAGCCATCTACCCCTTCGTAGGCTTCACCCTGGGCTTCTTCATGGCCCGCTTTGTAGGACAACCCTGGCACAG GTGTCGTACCATCGCCCTGGAGACAGGCTTCCAGAACTCCCAGTTGTGCAGCACCATCGTCCAGCTGTCGTTCTCCCCTGAAGACCTGGAGGTCATGTTCGCCTTCCCGCTCATCTACAGCATCTTCCAACTGGTGGTGGCTGTCATGTCTGTTGGAG CTTACCGGATGTATAAGAGGATGTGTGGAGCAGGTTCATCTGAGTTAGACAGCgagggagcagagggggatgCTGATGCACCTAAGGATAAGCAGGAGTACGCCCTGGAAAATGGAGGCTTCGAGTGCGACGAGAATGGCAACAATGGAGAAAAGGGCAAGATCACCCAGATGTGA